From a single Candoia aspera isolate rCanAsp1 chromosome 2, rCanAsp1.hap2, whole genome shotgun sequence genomic region:
- the LOC134492282 gene encoding neuropeptide Y receptor type 2-like yields MGLLDQANSTIILEEHILEKKPPSGWHAGSLVTPSQGFQGGSSDVMMDSTKILGVQIILIMAYSVIILLGFIGNSLVIYMIVRYKTMRTVTNFFIANLALADLMVDTCLPFTLAYTLLDEWKFGAVLCHLVSSAQGLCVHVSILTLTVIALDRYRCIVFHLDSRISKKISFTIIATIWLVAVLLASPLAIFREYRYEEIPSINLRIAVCSEKWPSENRDATIYSLSMLILQYVFPLSIICFAYIRIWFKLKSHISPSARNDTHCRRKKTTKMLFMVVVVFAVSWLPFHAFQLAADLDLALALQDYKLLYTVFHVIAMCSTFANPLLYGWMNKNYRNGFLMFFHCQKKPERLYTEGSIRGRSCTFKATTLNGSIKHSTGDGQLPTQV; encoded by the coding sequence ATGGGGTTGCTTGATCAAGCCAACAGCACCATCATCTTGGAAGAACATATCTTAGAGAAGAAGCCACCCTCTGGTTGGCATGCAGGGAGCCTTGTCACCCCTAGCCAGGGATTCCAAGGAGGATCCAGTGATGTTATGATGGACAGCACCAAGATCTTGGGGGTCCAGATCATACTGATAATGGCCTATTCTGTCATCATTCTGCTGGGATTCATTGGCAACTCCTTAGTCATCTACATGATAGTGAGATATAAAACTATGAGGACTGTAACCAACTTTTTCATAGCTAACTTGGCTCTGGCAGACTTAATGGTAGATACTTGCTTGCCCTTTACTTTGGCTTACACTCTGCTGGATGAGTGGAAGTTTGGGGCTGTACTTTGTCATTTGGTGTCCTCTGCTCAAGGTTTATGTGTTCATGTATCTATTCTCACATTAACCGTGATTGCTCTGGATAGGTACAGATGTATTGTTTTTCATTTAGACAGTAGAATATCCAAGAAGATCAGCTTCACCATCATAGCTACTATATGGTTGGTTGCTGTTCTCCTCGCTAGTCCATTGGCTATCTTCCGAGAATACAGATACGAAGAAATTCCATCCATCAATCTCAGAATAGCTGTCTGCTCAGAGAAATGGCCTTCTGAAAACAGAGATGCCACTATATACAGCTTGTCCATGCTCATCCTGCAATATGTTTTCCCTCTTTCTATCATCTGTTTTGCCTACATCAGGATATGGTTCAAGCTGAAAAGTCACATTAGTCCTTCTGCTAGAAATGACACTCACTGTCGCAGGAAAAAGACCACAAAGATGCTTTTCATGGTCGTTGTGGTGTTTGCTGTCTCTTGGCTACCCTTCCATGCTTTCCAACTTGCCGCAGACCTAGATCTGGCACTTGCCCTCCAGGACTATAAACTCCTTTATACTGTATTTCATGTAATAGCCATGTGTTCCACATTTGCAAACCCTTTGCTCTATGGCTGGATGAATAAGAACTACCGCAATGGATTCCTTATGTTCTTCCACTGCCAGAAAAAGCCAGAGAGACTGTACACAGAGGGATCGATTCGAGGGCGGTCCTGCACGTTCAAGGCCACTACCCTGAATGGGAGCATCAAGCACTCCACAGGGGATGGACAGCTACCAACACAGGTTTAG